The nucleotide sequence ATCACTGAACAATGAATACCCACCAGTCATACACCACGGAATTCCGGCAATTGTCATACAATACCGGATATTTTTTAATATTTTAGCTGCACAATGCAATCGATTTAAATATGCTGTCTATGACCCCTTCATGAACCCCGAAACCGCATTAAAAATAACATTAATGGTTTTGAATGCAACACTTATATTTGCAGCCTTGCTTATGCATTATATATTAATATAGAAAAATTTATATGCAACATCTGATCTATCTAGTACCTCTTATGGCCGTTATCGGTCTTATTTACACTTTAATAAAATTTCGATGGGTTGTTAAACAGGATGCAGGAACACCAAGGATGAAAGAAATCAGCGATCATATTGCTGAGGGCGCCATGGCCTTTTTAAAAGCCGAATGGAAAATACTTGGATATTTTGTTATTATCGTTGCTATTTTGCTGGGCGTGCTGGCCAATGCCAACCCCCACTCCCACTGGATGATCTCCATTTCCTTTGTCATTGGCGCTGTATTAAGTGCTGTGGCGGGTTATATCGGTATGCGTGCCGCAACGTTCGCGAATGTGCGTACCGCCAATGCGGCCCGGACAAGTCTCCGCAAAGCCCTTAATGTGTCTTTCGGAGGCGGCGCCGTTATGGGCGTTGGCGTTGCCGGTCTGGCTGTGCTGGGACTGGGTGGGCTTTATATTATCCTTAAACATTTTTTTGCGCCGGAAGCGGACCTCAATTCAGCTGAAATGCTGACCACTATCGAGGTGCTTACCGGGTTCTCACTGGGTGCTGAATCCATTGCATTATTTGCACGTGTGGGTGGCGGTATCTATACAAAAGCGGCCGATGTAGGTGCTGACCTTGTGGGTAAGGTAGAGAAAGGCATACCTGAAGATGATCCCCGCAACCCGGCCACCATTGCAGACAATGTAGGTGATAATGTTGGTGACGTAGCCGGTATGGGTGCCGACCTGTTCGGGTCCTATGTTGCTACCGTGCTGGCCACTATAGTGCTGGGACAACAGATCGATATTGCCGATGGCGCCGACTTCCTTGGAGGTTATTCCCCCGTGGTATTGCCCATGCTGATCGCCGGTATCGGTATCTTATTTTCGATCATGGGAACGTTCTTTGTAAAAATCAGTGAAAGCGCCGGCATCAGTACCCAAACCGTTCAGAAAGCATTGAACATGGGCAACTGGGGCTCCATCATCCTTACCGCACTGGCATCCGCGGGCCTGGTATACTGGATCCTTCCGGATCAAATGGAGCTCCGCGGTTTTGTATTCTCAAAGACCGGCGTACTGGGTGCTATCGTTGTAGGACTGGCTGTTGGGGCGCTGATGACGATCATCACGGAATACTATACGGCCATGGACAAACGTCCGGTGAACTCCATCATCAAGAAATCATCAACGGGCCATGCCACAAATGTGATCGGCGGACTGGCAGTGGGAATGGAATCCACTTTCCTGCCCATACTGGTGCTGGCTGCGGGCATCGTTGCTTCTTATAAATGTGCCGGTCTTTATGGTGTTTCCATCGCAGCGGCAGCCATGATGGCAACCACCGCCATGCAGCTGGCCATTGATGCGTTTGGTCCTATCGCAGACAATGCCGGGGGCATTGCAGAAATGAGCGAGCTTCCCAAGGAAGTACGTGAAAAAACAGATGTGCTGGACGCTGTGGGAAATACCACAGCTGCTACCGGTAAAGGATTTGCCATTGCCTCTGCGGCATTGACCGCCCTGGCCCTGTTTGCCGCGTTTGTAGGTGTTGCAGGGATCAAGGGAATTGATATTTATAAGGCCAATGTGCTGGCCAGCCTGTTCCTGGGCGCCATGATCCCGTTCATCTTCTCCGCACTGGCCATCCGCGCCGTAGGCGAAGCAGCCATGGCCATGGTGGAAGAAGTAAGGAGACAGTTCCGTACCATTCCCGGTATCATGGAAGGAACCGGAACACCCGAATATGATAAATGTGTGGCCATTTCCACAGAGGCCTCTCTTAAGAAAATGGTGGTGCCGGGTGCTATCGCGATCGTTTCGCCCATCATCATCGGCTTTTTACCCAGCTTTGGTGCAGAAGCGCTGGGTGGCTTCCTTGCCGGAGCAACAGTTTCCGGCGTATTACTCGGAATGTTCCAGAACAATTCCGGTGGTGCCTGGGACAATGCCAAGAAATCATTTGAAAAAGGAGTTGAGATCAATGGCGAAATGTTCCATAAAAAATCAGATCCGCACAAAGCTTCTGTAACCGGAGATACCGTTGGTGATCCGTTCAAGGATACTTCCGGTCCTTCGATGAACATCCTCATCAAGCTGATGTCGATCGTATCGCTGGTAATTGCTCCGACGCTTGCACAGGTAGAAGGCAATGTAAGCAAGGAGCCGGTCCCTGTAAAACAGGAAATGGCAAAGACTCCTGCTGTATCCGGCAAGATCGCCGCGCAGTACAGCGTATCAAAATAACAGCTTCGCTAAAAAAATATTCACAGGTTGTTTCAGCTAATGAAACAACCTTTTTTATTACACACAGCTATTCAGTAATTCCCGCCACCGGATAAAAAAAATAAGGCTGTAGGTCTGGCTCTATGAAGCAGCTCCGGAATTTCCGTTACGGAACAAAAGAACCTTAAGGCCTTAGGCCTGACCCCTATAAAGCAGCTCCGGAATTCATTCCGGAGCGATGATCACGATACCCGCCCGAGTGCCAGCGGCACGAAGCATTTTGAACATAAAAAAAATACACGCGAGGTTCCCTGCGAAGCACCCGGCTAAGAAAAGGTCAGAAATCAACTCAGTGATCCAGTGCCTCAGCGGCCCATATCCTGCGATCTTATTTAATATCTGCAAATACAAAGTACACCGCACCGATCAGCAGTAAAAAGCTCACCAGGTATTTCCAGTGAAATGCATTATTGGCAAATGCAACGGCATACACCGTAAAAACGGCCAGCGTGATCACTTCCTGCGTGATCTTCAGCTGAAACAGGTTGATCCCCGATTTCTGCCCGATGCGGTTGGCAGGCACCGCCAGGCAATATTCAAAAAAAGCGATCAGCCAGCTTAGCAGAATGGCCTTCCAGAGCGGCCAGTTCTCATTTTTTAAATGATGATACCAGGCCAGTGTCATGAACACATTGGAGCAGATCAGCAGGAGGATGGTCCTGTAAAACATACCGGTTGTTTTTTGTTAATACAATGCTTGCTTAAAGGCAGCCACAGCTGCGGCATCAATACCAGAGTGCCGGATGCTTTCCGTATCAGCAGCAAAAGCCGGCGCCACATATTTCATGCGGGAGGGGATCATCTCGCGGAGTGAGCTATGGAACTGTGTACAGCCGGTACTTTCAGCCAGGGCCTTTACATTATCTGCCCGCACACCGCTGCCCGGCATGATGATGATCCTGCCGGCCGCCTGTTCATTCAGCTGGCGGATCAATGTGCTGCCTTTAATGGCCGTGGCCTCCTGTCCGCTGGTGAGTATCCGCTCACAGCCCGCTTTAATGATCTGTTCCAGGGCATTCAGGGGGTCCCTGCAACGGTCGAACGCGCGGTGAAAGGTAACCCCCAGCGGGTACACAGCCTCCACGATCCGTAAAGTACGTTCCGTATCAACATCACCATTGGCTTTTAAAAAACCCGTCACTACTCCATCGCAATCCAGTGTTTTGCAATTGACCGCATCGCTCAGCATACATTCAAACTCTTCTTCCGTATAAAGAAAGTCGCCTCCCCGTACACGGATGATGGGGTAAAGCGCCACATCAAATTTTTCACGGCAGGTTTTTATCACTCCGTAAGACTGTGTGGTTCCCCCCTCGCCCAGGTTGGCACAAAGCTCGATACGGTCTGCGCCTCCGGCAACAGCATTTTTTGTAGATTCAAAATCAGTGGTAGCGATCTCTACGGTAAATTCATTGTAGCTATTGGACATGCGTCGGATCTGTTTGTTAAGTGAAAGATTGCAGGTGAAAAATAAAAGGTCATTATATTTTCAGGAATCAGGAAGTAAAGTGATAATTCGCGTCCACCAGGCTTTCCTTTGTTTTGGTTTTGATGGCATAGTTAAATCCTTTGTGAATGGCATAGGCGCCTACCACACCGTTCTTATTAATGGCGATAAAAGCTACCTGTATCTTGTGTGCGTTCTCCTTTTTGATCTTTACGATCCGTTCGATGATCTTTTTGCAGGCCACTTCCGGGCCAAAGCCTTGGCGCATCATTTCCACCACGCTGTGCGACCCGGCAACCCGTATCACGTCCTCACCCTGGCCGGTGGCCACACAGGCACCTACTTCGTTATCCACGAACAAACCGGCGCCAATAATCGGTGAATCACCCAGCCTGCCGCGCATTTTAAACCCCATACCGCTGGTGGTGCAGCTGCCGCTGAGGTTGCCGGTCGCATCCATGGCCAGCATGCCGATGGTGTCATGGTTCCAGTCGCCATTATCCAGCTGCTCCGGTGCAAAGGGGCCGTGTCCTTTATTTTCGCGGTTGATCGCCGGTTCGTATTTTGAGTTCTCCAGCCATTTTTTATAGGCATTCTGCGCGTCGGGCGAAAGCGTCTGCGGCTCCAGCGGGAATCCTTCTTCCACGGCGAACTGCTGTGCCCCGCTGCCCACCAGTATAACATGCGGTGTTTTTTCCATCACACGGCGTGCCACTGATATGGGGTGTTTGATCCGTTCAAGGAACCCCACGCTGCCGCAATTGAACTGGTGATCCATAATACTGGCATCGAGCGTCACAATACCATCACGGTCGGGGTTAGCGCCCAATCCCACGCAACAGTTCTGGGTGGCCTCCGTTATCTTAACGCCATTCTCCACAGCATCCAGCGCGCTTCCTCCAGCCGACAATACCTCCCAGGCCCCTTTATTGGCGGCCAGACCGGCATCCCAGGTAGAGATCACCACTGGTCCGTTTTGCGTTACCACCTGGCTATGGCCGTTTTTAAGCAAGAGGGAAGCTGTACCGGACAACAGTCCCAGCTGAAGAAAACGTTTCCTGTTGATCATACTGAATATTTTTCCCGAAATTAATCATTCCCGGGCATTCTGTTCCATCCGGATATCAGGTGCCGGTCACTGATCAAAAGAATCAGAAACATGGATCCGCTTATCAGAAGACGCGAATAGTTGTCTGGATTTCGAAAACCGCTCAAGACGCTGCTGGTGTTCTTTTTGCACTTTCCGTTTCATAAAATTGAGCCATCCGAAGAATTGCCCTTTTAGTCCATAGGTTTGTGCGATCCAGGCGGTAAGACTAAATCCATCGCTGTGCTCGATGATTTTACCGTCCGCAAACCGCATAAAGGATTTTGCTTTAAAATCAATGACACGCTGTGCATTCAATGAAAAATAGGTTGCCTTCCACTGGCAGGTAGCATATTCCTGATCGATCTCTTCCGTTTTGATCACGGTAAGATCAAAATCCTTAATCCCGGCACAGATCATCTCCCATTTATCATATACCTGCTGTCCTTCCAGCAGCCCAAAAAGAGGGTCGCTGTATACAATATCCGTACTGTACAGCGTATTCATGGCCCTGTAATCCAGATTTCCAAAGGCTGTAAAAAACAAATTAATAGTATCAATATTCGTCATTCTCGTAGGAAACACCGCAAATCTATTGTTTATATTACTGTGGGCGGCACGCGAAAATAAGACAATCGTTTGCATTACGCCTTCTTAAATTCGAACTTAAAAAATCCTTAACTTGGCGCACTAAACTCAAACTCTTATTATGCGCGTTATTTTTTCTCTTATTGCTTGTTTTATTTTATCGAATATCAGGGCGCAGGAGATCAGTATTATTCCCCAGCCGCAATCACTCACGGTTAAAAGCGGCAGCTTCATCATCAGCCGCTCCACACCCATTGTTGCTGCTTCCAAAGCAGACAGGGATATAGCGGTCCTTTTCAACAGCTATCTGAAATCGTACTACGGACTTAGCTTACCGGTTGTTTCCAAGGGAACAAAGGGTATTGTGCTGGGCACCACAGCTGCCGGCGGAGAAGGTTATACCCTGGAATCCGGTAATACCGGTGTAAAAATAACCGGCAATTCAGCCGCCGGTACCTTTTATGGTATACAATCACTGATCCAGTTGCTTCCGGTGCAAAAAGGCAGCACCCTTACTATACCTTCCGTATCCATTACCGACGCACCCGACCGCGCCTACCGTGGTATGATGCTGGATGTAGGCCGTCATTTCTTCCCGGTTGCCTTTGTAAAAAAATACATCGACTATATCGCGCTGCATAAAATGAATTATTTCCATTGGCACCTGACGGAAGACCAGGGCTGGCGGATCGAAATAAAAAAATATCCGGAACTGACATCCGTGGGTGCCTGGAGAAACGGGACTATTACGGGCAATTTTCCCGGCGATGGTAATGATAAAAAACGTTATGGCGGGTTTTATACCCAGGCACAGGTAAAAGAGATCGTTGCCTACGCCGCTAAAAGATACATAACGGTGATCCCCGAGATCGAAATGCCCGGGCATGCTTCCGCAGCCATCGCCTCCTATCCTTACCTGAGCTGCTTTCCGGATGAGCCTACGCAACCGCTGAAAGGCGTGTCCTGGAACGGGGCGTTAAAAGGCAAACAGGTACAACAGGCCTGGGCTGTTTATCCGGATGTGTTTTGCGCGGGAAAGGAAACCACGTTTAAATTCCTGGAAGATGTATTAAGCGAAGTACTTCCGCTGTTTCCCGCTCCCTATGTTCATATCGGCGGCGATGAATGCCCCAAGGACAACTGGAAAAGATGTCCCCTGTGCCAGAAAAAAATACAGGACCTCGGTATAAAAGGCGATTCCACTCATACAGCAGAACATTACCTGCAGAGCTATTTTATCCAGCGGATGGAAAAATTCATCAACTCCAAAGGGAAAAACATTATTGGCTGGGATGAGATCCTCGAAGGCGGACTGGCACCCCATGCCACCGTCATGAGCTGGAGAGGTGAAAAAGGAGGCATTGAGGCCGCACGGCAAAAACACCAGGTGATCATGACCCCTAATAATTACGTCTATTTTGATTATCAGCAGTCACCTAAAGAAGATTCGCTGACCATTACCAATAACCGGAATTTCCTTCCCATTGAAAAAGTATATAACTGGGATATCGTTCCTCCGGGACTGACCGATGATGAGAAAAAACTGATCTGGGGCGGGCAGGCCAATCTGTGGACCGAGTATATAAGCAACCCCAAAAAAGTGGAGTATATGCTGTTTCCAAGGATGAGCGCTTTAAGCGAGGCCTTGTGGAAACCAAAGGCTTCCCGTAATTTTGAGGACTTTCAGAAGCGGATGGAACTTCAGAAGAAGCGGTACCAGCTTTGGGGCGCTGATTATTTTGGCAAATAGGATCCCGTCGGGAGCTGGCTTTGCCGCATTTCATTCACAACAACTAATAAAATATAAAATAACAAAAATGCCTAAGTCGCAAACTGCTACGCAAAATCATTTGGATACCCTGGAGAAAGTGGAAGTACAGATCTATCCTGATCTGAAAGAAGGATCATTGGCCATTGCAAAAAACATCGCTGCCCTTATCCGGGAAAAGCAAAAACAAAAACAAAAATGTGTTTTGGGATTAGCCACCGGCTCCAGTCCGAAGACCCTTTATGCAGAGCTGGTGCGGATGCACAAAGAAGAGAAGCTGAGCTTTAAGAATGTGGTTACATTTAACCTCGACGAATATTATCCCATCAGCAAAGAGGCCATTCAAAGCTATAACCGCTTTATGAAGAACCATCTGTTTGATCATGTGGACATCAACCCCAAAAACATCCATATCCCGGATGGTGAAGTGAGCAAGGAAGATGTAAAAGCTGCCTGCACTGCCTACGAGCAGCTCATTGAAAAAGCTGGCGGTATCGATCTTCAGATCCTTGGTATCGGTAACAACGGGCATATTGGTTTTAACGAACCCGGCTCGGGCATTTA is from Niabella beijingensis and encodes:
- a CDS encoding sodium-translocating pyrophosphatase — translated: MQHLIYLVPLMAVIGLIYTLIKFRWVVKQDAGTPRMKEISDHIAEGAMAFLKAEWKILGYFVIIVAILLGVLANANPHSHWMISISFVIGAVLSAVAGYIGMRAATFANVRTANAARTSLRKALNVSFGGGAVMGVGVAGLAVLGLGGLYIILKHFFAPEADLNSAEMLTTIEVLTGFSLGAESIALFARVGGGIYTKAADVGADLVGKVEKGIPEDDPRNPATIADNVGDNVGDVAGMGADLFGSYVATVLATIVLGQQIDIADGADFLGGYSPVVLPMLIAGIGILFSIMGTFFVKISESAGISTQTVQKALNMGNWGSIILTALASAGLVYWILPDQMELRGFVFSKTGVLGAIVVGLAVGALMTIITEYYTAMDKRPVNSIIKKSSTGHATNVIGGLAVGMESTFLPILVLAAGIVASYKCAGLYGVSIAAAAMMATTAMQLAIDAFGPIADNAGGIAEMSELPKEVREKTDVLDAVGNTTAATGKGFAIASAALTALALFAAFVGVAGIKGIDIYKANVLASLFLGAMIPFIFSALAIRAVGEAAMAMVEEVRRQFRTIPGIMEGTGTPEYDKCVAISTEASLKKMVVPGAIAIVSPIIIGFLPSFGAEALGGFLAGATVSGVLLGMFQNNSGGAWDNAKKSFEKGVEINGEMFHKKSDPHKASVTGDTVGDPFKDTSGPSMNILIKLMSIVSLVIAPTLAQVEGNVSKEPVPVKQEMAKTPAVSGKIAAQYSVSK
- a CDS encoding DMT family protein — its product is MFYRTILLLICSNVFMTLAWYHHLKNENWPLWKAILLSWLIAFFEYCLAVPANRIGQKSGINLFQLKITQEVITLAVFTVYAVAFANNAFHWKYLVSFLLLIGAVYFVFADIK
- a CDS encoding copper homeostasis protein CutC, which produces MSNSYNEFTVEIATTDFESTKNAVAGGADRIELCANLGEGGTTQSYGVIKTCREKFDVALYPIIRVRGGDFLYTEEEFECMLSDAVNCKTLDCDGVVTGFLKANGDVDTERTLRIVEAVYPLGVTFHRAFDRCRDPLNALEQIIKAGCERILTSGQEATAIKGSTLIRQLNEQAAGRIIIMPGSGVRADNVKALAESTGCTQFHSSLREMIPSRMKYVAPAFAADTESIRHSGIDAAAVAAFKQALY
- a CDS encoding N(4)-(beta-N-acetylglucosaminyl)-L-asparaginase; the encoded protein is MINRKRFLQLGLLSGTASLLLKNGHSQVVTQNGPVVISTWDAGLAANKGAWEVLSAGGSALDAVENGVKITEATQNCCVGLGANPDRDGIVTLDASIMDHQFNCGSVGFLERIKHPISVARRVMEKTPHVILVGSGAQQFAVEEGFPLEPQTLSPDAQNAYKKWLENSKYEPAINRENKGHGPFAPEQLDNGDWNHDTIGMLAMDATGNLSGSCTTSGMGFKMRGRLGDSPIIGAGLFVDNEVGACVATGQGEDVIRVAGSHSVVEMMRQGFGPEVACKKIIERIVKIKKENAHKIQVAFIAINKNGVVGAYAIHKGFNYAIKTKTKESLVDANYHFTS
- a CDS encoding nuclear transport factor 2 family protein; this translates as MFPTRMTNIDTINLFFTAFGNLDYRAMNTLYSTDIVYSDPLFGLLEGQQVYDKWEMICAGIKDFDLTVIKTEEIDQEYATCQWKATYFSLNAQRVIDFKAKSFMRFADGKIIEHSDGFSLTAWIAQTYGLKGQFFGWLNFMKRKVQKEHQQRLERFSKSRQLFASSDKRIHVSDSFDQ
- a CDS encoding beta-N-acetylhexosaminidase encodes the protein MRVIFSLIACFILSNIRAQEISIIPQPQSLTVKSGSFIISRSTPIVAASKADRDIAVLFNSYLKSYYGLSLPVVSKGTKGIVLGTTAAGGEGYTLESGNTGVKITGNSAAGTFYGIQSLIQLLPVQKGSTLTIPSVSITDAPDRAYRGMMLDVGRHFFPVAFVKKYIDYIALHKMNYFHWHLTEDQGWRIEIKKYPELTSVGAWRNGTITGNFPGDGNDKKRYGGFYTQAQVKEIVAYAAKRYITVIPEIEMPGHASAAIASYPYLSCFPDEPTQPLKGVSWNGALKGKQVQQAWAVYPDVFCAGKETTFKFLEDVLSEVLPLFPAPYVHIGGDECPKDNWKRCPLCQKKIQDLGIKGDSTHTAEHYLQSYFIQRMEKFINSKGKNIIGWDEILEGGLAPHATVMSWRGEKGGIEAARQKHQVIMTPNNYVYFDYQQSPKEDSLTITNNRNFLPIEKVYNWDIVPPGLTDDEKKLIWGGQANLWTEYISNPKKVEYMLFPRMSALSEALWKPKASRNFEDFQKRMELQKKRYQLWGADYFGK